In Bacteroidales bacterium, the genomic stretch ATAGTTACTGCTTGATGAACTCCGGTTCCTCCTGTTGGATGTCCCCAACCAATTAAACCGCCGGTTGTATTTATTGGGATTATTCCATCGCGTTTGGTGTTTCCGTTGGCTACAAAATCACAACCTTCACCCGGTTTAGCCAATCCTAAAGCTTCAACAGTAAGGATTCCAGCAATAGAAAAACAGTCGTGCAATTCTACTGTTCCAATTTGATCGATTGTTAAGCCCGTTTGATCAAACACCTTTTGAATGGCTGTTTTAATGGCTTGTAATTCTGTTAAATCAGCGGGATCAGAAGTGATATCACGAATAACTTGTGCGTAGCCAATAACTTCAACAGCATCTTTTTTTGCTACTCCAATACGTTCTAAACCTTCTTCTGAAGCAATAATAATTCCGGAAGCGGCATCAGAAACTTTTGAGCAGTCCATATAATTTAGATGGTCGACAAAAACTTTTCCGTTAGGTTCGTTTTTTAAGGAAAGACCATAAGGATCGGGATGAGTATTATGATATTCCTGAGCTGTCGGATCCAGACGAGCATTTTCAATTGCATTGGCATACCATTGTGCCATTCCTTTACGTGCTCTGTCTCTATCGTATTTTTCGAAATAAGCTCCGGCTCTGTCGCTAAACTGACCGGGGAAGAAATAAGCATGCCCGTTTTTACGTTTTTTAAACCATCCGGCATAGGCTAAAATATCGGCTCCGTAAATTGCTTTCACGGTATTTTGAACTTCCACACCCATACTTAAAACCACATCGGATGTTTCGGCTAAAATAGATTTTATACCACTTACCAAAGCAAGAGATCCAGATCCGCAAGCACCTTCTACACTTGTAGCCGGTTTAAACTCCAAATTTTTATCTATCATTGGAAAAAATCCGGGAAGGTTGCCTTGTTTATTAAATTTTGCAGCCATAAAATTACCCAGTACACTTTCGTCAACACTTTTTCCTCCGCCTTTAATTTGAGTTAATACACCTTGTCCGGCTTCTTTTAGATAATGCTCTAAGCCCGGGCGTTCTTTTTTAGGATTGAATTCTTTTCGTCCGGTTCCCATTGAAATAGTGTTATAACCGGCTGTCATATATATTTTTCGTCTTAATTTTTTCATCTTTTTTAATTTAAAAGGCTAATAAAAGCTTATTCAAAATAATTATTTACCGGTCCAAATGCATGGAAAAATCCGGTTAGCATAACTGTATTTACATCATTGGTATTAGCAGCAACACCATCAGCTACTAATTTTTTACCGATAGCATTGGAGCGTGCTCCATATCTAAGTCCTAATTGAGCTCCAAGATTATCCATAGTCTTCATATTGGCAAAGAAAGCGGTAAATATTTCGTCTTTGTTTTTCTTACGAATTACAGCTTTCCAAGGCATAAATCCTTCAGGTAATGCACCAAGAGCAGCATCGCATTTTTCGGCAAAATCAGCAAAATTTACATAAGCTTTTTTCTCAGGATCGTAGGCTGCAACGGCTTTCCCTCTTTCGTATTTTAAGAAACCATCTTTTTGTGCTCCACTACTCATTTGTCCGCCTTTAATTCCCATTTCGATAAACTGATCGAGAATATTGCTATGCAATTCTTCATCGGGCATATAAGGATCCATCACATTTAGGATAAACTTCATTACATCAATACCAACATAATCCATCAACTGAAAAATTCCCATAGGGCGAACCAAGAAATCCTGACTTACTTTATTAATCATATAAACAGCTTCGGGCCAAGAGTAGTTTGTTGTTAAAGCTTTAGCTTCATTAATACCGTGTAAGCCATCGCGCATAAAATGACCGTTGCCAATAAAGCCTGCAATATCGTTGGCAGGGACAATAATTTTTTTCAGTCCTTTTGCATAAGCATAAGCAAAATCAACCATAACAGTATCGGTATTTTCTGTTGTAATTAACTCAACGAGTTTCTGAACAGCAGGAGGGTTGTAGAAATGAAAACCTAAAACACGACCTTTTAAATTGGCTTTTTCTTCAATTAGATGGATAGGCACCGAGCTGGTGTTGGTAAAATACCAAGGTTCATTAGGATTATTTGTGTCGATTTGAGAGAGAATTTTTACTTTCAAATCGGGGTTTTCGCTAACCGCTTCAAAAATAAGATGGGAGCGATAAGCTACTTCCATAGCTGTAGTTGGACGAATAACATTCATAACATCAAAAATATACTGATCGATGATTTCGCCATTTTCAATCAGATCGGCTCTATCGGCATAAACGGAACGTAACCAAACGGTTTGTTTTTCAGCAATTTTTCGTACTTGTCCTTTTATGTATGGTAATAATCCCGAAAGACCTTCATCAGATAGGTCGATAGCATTTAGTACAAAGGTTTTCCCTTTGTTTTCCGGTTTTAGGCTAAGATTGGTCATTTCAACCGCGGTTAGGAGAAGAATTCCGCTACCCATTTTTCCGGCTGCACCTAAAACGCTTACGTTTTGTAATTTTTCGTCGTATGTCATTTTATATATTATTTATTTTGTTTTTTTATGATTGTCTTAAAATTTCTTTGCGAACGGCGAAGCCCTCAACAGTGTTAAACTCTGTGTTCCCTTTGTGTAGCTCAGTGTAACAGCTTTTTATTATACCACAAAGGAGCTCTAGGTCTCT encodes the following:
- a CDS encoding 3-hydroxyacyl-CoA dehydrogenase family protein, which codes for MTYDEKLQNVSVLGAAGKMGSGILLLTAVEMTNLSLKPENKGKTFVLNAIDLSDEGLSGLLPYIKGQVRKIAEKQTVWLRSVYADRADLIENGEIIDQYIFDVMNVIRPTTAMEVAYRSHLIFEAVSENPDLKVKILSQIDTNNPNEPWYFTNTSSVPIHLIEEKANLKGRVLGFHFYNPPAVQKLVELITTENTDTVMVDFAYAYAKGLKKIIVPANDIAGFIGNGHFMRDGLHGINEAKALTTNYSWPEAVYMINKVSQDFLVRPMGIFQLMDYVGIDVMKFILNVMDPYMPDEELHSNILDQFIEMGIKGGQMSSGAQKDGFLKYERGKAVAAYDPEKKAYVNFADFAEKCDAALGALPEGFMPWKAVIRKKNKDEIFTAFFANMKTMDNLGAQLGLRYGARSNAIGKKLVADGVAANTNDVNTVMLTGFFHAFGPVNNYFE